A section of the Xiphias gladius isolate SHS-SW01 ecotype Sanya breed wild chromosome 8, ASM1685928v1, whole genome shotgun sequence genome encodes:
- the LOC120793288 gene encoding potassium voltage-gated channel subfamily A member 1-like translates to MTVVAGDNMDETSAVPGHPQDTYPPDHNDHECCERVVINIAGLRFETQLKTLSQFPETLLGNPKKRMRYFDPLRNEYFFDRNRPSFDAILYYYQSGGRLRRPVNVPLDMFSEEIKFYELGVEAMEKFREDEGFIREEERPLPEREFQRQIWLLFEHPESSGTARGIAIVSVMVILISIVIFCLETLPQLKEDPTSRIVGNSTIYYKPNILTDPFFVIETLCIIWFSFELIVRFLACPSKPAFFKNMMNMIDIVAIIPYFITLGTELAEDPDNEGVGEQATSLAILRVIRLVRVFRIFKLSRHSKGLQILGQTLKASMRELGLLIFFLFIGVILFSSAVYFAEAEEQGSYFGSIPDAFWWAVVSMTTVGYGDMVPVTIGGKIVGSLCAIAGVLTIALPVPVIVSNFNYFYHRETEGEEQAQLLNVSNPNIPSETNSSRRSSSTVSKSEYMEIDGDINNSIDNFREANLRTGNCTIANQNCVNKSKLLTDV, encoded by the coding sequence ATGACCGTAGTAGCAGGAGATAACATGGACGAGACCTCGGCTGTTCCTGGCCACCCTCAGGACACCTACCCTCCAGACCACAATGACCATGAATGCTGCGAGAGGGTGGTCATCAACATAGCCGGTCTCCGGTTTGAGACGCAGTTGAAAACTCTCTCCCAGTTTCCAGAGACGTTGCTGGGCAACCCCAAAAAGCGGATGCGGTACTTTGACCCTCTGAGAAACGAGTACTTCTTTGACAGAAACCGCCCCAGCTTTGATGCCATCCTCTATTACTACCAGTCTGGTGGTCGGCTGAGAAGACCAGTGAATGTCCCTTTGGATATGTTCTCGGAAGAAATCAAATTTTACGAGCTGGGAGTGGAGGCGATGGAGAAGTTTCGTGAGGATGAGGGTTTCATCAGGGAGGAAGAGCGCCCTTTACCTGAGAGGGAGTTCCAGCGTCAGATTTGGCTCCTCTTCGAGCACCCAGAAAGCTCAGGCACCGCCAGAGGGATTGCCATAGTGTCTGTGATGGTGATCCTGATTTCAATAGTCATATTTTGTTTAGAGACTTTACCACAGCTGAAAGAGGACCCAACAAGTCGAATAGTGGGGAACTCTACTATTTATTACAAGCCAAATATCCTCACTGACCCCTTCTTCGTCATTGAGACACTCTGTATAATCTGGTTCTCCTTTGAGTTGATAGTACGCTTTCTGGCGTGCCCAAGTAAACCGGCATTCTTCAAGAACATGATGAACATGATCGACATAGTGGCTATCATCCCGTACTTCATTACACTTGGCACCGAGCTGGCTGAAGACCCAGACAACGAGGGGGTGGGGGAGCAGGCAACATCTCTGGCCATACTCAGGGTGATCCGCCTGGTCAGGGTGTTTAGGATCTTCAAGCTGTCACGACACTCCAAAGGACTTCAGATTTTGGGGCAGACCCTCAAGGCCAGCATGCGAGAGCTGGGACTGCTGATCTTCTTTCTGTTCATTGGAGTCATCTTGTTCTCCAGTGCTGTCTACTTTGCCGAGGCAGAGGAGCAAGGATCCTACTTTGGCAGCATCCCGGATGCATTTTGGTGGGCTGTTGTGTCAATGACAACTGTGGGCTATGGGGACATGGTCCCAGTCACTATAGGAGGCAAGATTGTAGGATCTCTGTGCGCCATCGCCGGAGTGTTGACAATTGCGCTCCCAGTGCCTGTCATTGTGTCCAACTTCAACTACTTTTACCACAGGGAGACCGAGGGAGAAGAGCAGGCCCAGCTGCTCAATGTCAGCAATCCCAACATCCCCTCTGAAACCAACTCAAGCCGCCGTAGCTCATCCACCGTCAGCAAGTCAGAGTACATGGAGATTGATGGAGACATAAACAATAGCATCGACAACTTTAGGGAGGCAAACCTCAGAACTGGCAATTGCACTATAGCCAACCAAAACTGTGTAAATAAAAGCAAGCTGCTTACAGATGTTTAG
- the LOC120793291 gene encoding shaker-related potassium channel tsha2-like — protein MTVVSQENHDESVVVTPLLQDAADLEPADQERSERVVINISGLRFETQLKTLSRFPTTLLGDPRKRMRFFDPLRNEYFFDRNRPSFDAILYYYQSGGRLRRPMSVPVDIFLEEIKFYEFEEEAIELFREDEGLARDEVRPLPTNEFQRHLWLLFEYPESSGPARIIAIVSVMVILISIVIFCLETLPEFREVPAVLDNHANGSAHGKAPSPFTDPFFLLETLCIVWFSFEFTMRFLSCPSKAAFFKNIMNLIDVVAIAPYFITLGLDLAEHQGSSQQAASLAILRVIRLVRVFRIFKLSRHSKGLQILGQTLHASLRELGLLIFFLLIGVILFSSSVYFAEVEDPESGFSSIPDAFWWAVVTMTTVGYGDMCPSTIWGKFVGSLCAIAGVLTIALPVPVIVSNFNYFYHRENEEEENIQYVHVTCGQEKQPSFDECDSSKSSQSLSKTESYQGSDDLETLTYPNTNPLETYTGKLTDV, from the coding sequence ATGACCGTGGTGTCCCAGGAGAACCACGACGAGAGTGTGGTCGTTACTCCATTGCTGCAAGATGCTGCTGACTTGGAACCGGCGGACCAGGAGCGCAGCGAGAGGGTAGTCATCAACATCTCAGGTCTGCGTTTTGAGACTCAATTAAAGACCCTCTCCCGCTTCCCGACCACGCTCCTGGGAGACCCGCGTAAAAGGATGCGTTTCTTTGACCCGCTGAGAAATGAATACTTCTTTGACAGGAACAGGCCGAGCTTCGATGCCATTCTCTATTATTACCAGTCGGGAGGGCGGCTTCGGAGGCCCATGAGTGTACCCGTGGATATTTTCCTGGAAGAAATCAAGTTTTATGAATTTGAGGAAGAGGCCATAGAGCTTTTCCGAGAGGACGAGGGCTTGGCGAGGGACGAGGTGCGCCCGCTGCCTACCAACGAGTTCCAACGCCATTTATGGCTCCTGTTTGAGTATCCAGAGAGTTCAGGACCGGCGCGGATAATTGCCATTGTGTCAGTTATGGTTATTTTGATATCCATTGTTATATTCTGTTTGGAGACGCTACCCGAGTTTAGAGAAGTCCCTGCGGTGCTGGACAACCACGCCAATGGAAGTGCTCACGGCAAAGCGCCCAGCCCGTTCACAGATCCGTTCTTCCTGTTGGAGACACTTTGCATTGTGTGGTTCTCTTTTGAATTCACCATGAGGTTTCTCTCGTGTCCCAGCAAAGCAGCcttctttaaaaacatcatgAACCTGATCGATGTTGTGGCTATAGCTCCATATTTCATCACCCTGGGCCTTGATCTTGCAGAGCATCAGGGCAGCAGTCAGCAGGCTGCGTCTCTGGCCATACTGAGGGTCATCCGTCTGGTCCGtgtttttaggatttttaaacTGTCCCGGCACTCCAAGGGTCTCCAGATTCTCGGCCAAACGCTTCACGCAAGCCTCAGGGAGTTGGGACTGCTCATATTCTTCCTGCTCATCGGAGTGATTTTATTCTCCAGTTCGGTTTATTTTGCAGAAGTAGAAGACCCGGAGTCTGGATTTTCAAGTATACCTGATGCGTTTTGGTGGGCTGTGGTGACAATGACCACAGTTGGTTATGGTGACATGTGTCCCTCTACCATTTGGGGGAAATTCGTTGGATCTTTGTGCGCCATCGCCGGAGTCCTCACCATAGCTTTACCGGTCCCTGTTATAGTATCCAATTTCAATTATTTCTACCATAGAGAgaacgaggaggaggaaaatatCCAGTACGTACACGTGACTTGTGGGCAGGAGAAGCAACCCTCCTTTGATGAATGCGATTCAAGCAAAAGTAGCCAGTCGCTCTCCAAAACTGAGTCCTACCAGGGAAGCGACGACCTGGAAACTCTGACATATCCAAACACAAACCCACTGGAGACATACACGGGGAAACTGACAGATGTATGa